One genomic region from Spodoptera frugiperda isolate SF20-4 chromosome 21, AGI-APGP_CSIRO_Sfru_2.0, whole genome shotgun sequence encodes:
- the LOC118280355 gene encoding uncharacterized protein LOC118280355: MNNKKCVGPSNGWLLCESKTFPGKFYYFNVRNGDAVWTFNDGDTTIKQNNFFTDNIADKSHNYPEPTTLPDDHTILFNKIGKTIKPEIHTNTQLSHVKPVFGQPAFSKFTSNADTKITNVVWTPVQVPMPVCWNVESKKPTSDKITQTSEYKQEILVQSCEVPLSKRFVNNQRNTIINKATNFETSTPIIVTNLTSNPFNESIPTVFQPKTPDVSKCNGKSVFVFGDKVESGTENEEIDEKQHVLKNLDSNDLRFHLLAKRKKSADPICETAVDRNKLKTDTEVPTCKKVTFDLVDDDLVTDETSSELPSDDFIPASKTEATSTTDLDKSVPKLNTPFKKMQTFKEPEFLENTLLFKNKKIWFMAVDTEVLLLDFEAIEGFVKAEPTCKLLIPHVVQADIETICMGTCDGQQRVLNARQITRKLAIPPPYFLVEPPHNEDCFEMTTESILNCCMKAIKSNYYVVLITNDPHLKNRASILNIPSYKLNEIKNGAPVKPDLTDVTVKNSRHNDDIDKRNEIDENRFNFGPEKKQLFLDSDDFVGFDKLIDITKPKCVKDCDYGSDNESISSDISRNLNLKEKILSDSDNVYHNPFMPQNGRKKFDAANLKKTIQKTKFDFEKQSVWDFDTQKKEQDTLFSSNLNSLKKTPKSIFDIENLTLEHENRNPFLAKSDTIKNGTSNLKYDFEKPSTHRNFDLQVNQQEILPSSNLKLMKSMENSVETDPLPKTEKAFEINKMKIKTSSQQRIKKILDHVCYENGTENRGIFKTPQPVQFKNQTPINSIECPFKNWKFGVYSNLKSLDENLKYFRVQNKSVGDRICKRIEEFVCIYIQTMEDVLNDLLKKNSIKDMLPPITLQETLNCIKMVYNEYENIREIIYRLILYIEKCVNDKGHVIKSMKPDDFMKMFGCGVMLILALQSILPSSEELKDTEMYLSSLLTSIESDCDASIEDPLKTPPVGRSDADEKYEFRPNFLKRPSYVLEYLKQHFKEWASYDEDVDSLHVNNNSDVKILRTVGKNLNLLKIDKNKSISMTQNATEGDILKNNNNDPKIFTFIGNNQPLQKDFEKSTENINEGTTKHNIKDTTNTLTTKENQITNKTETKTLPETTSKTDEPKVIRSVKMIDEYEKKIRQPLDLDLLDYSEIYEPLDVDNFEYDSVKENEGSLYSKNNENYIEKDKIININSITDNAVINDFNNYNHESKNENVTPKIAEKTDFELESETFTEKFDESGVFIVSDVHNDVSMRNDNDAFDKDDETNDSGFENESTCAHMAVKIFFNELSSTFKAVIKFVTNFSEEIQRRGLDDTMRKEHHQKAIKCLENLEAITLRLRNIIQREAAEVTVLKTLLLKAGLEATSDTRVTRYRQVVIKCLQQALILDNALKIIVSTTAGDVDGVSCSLASIHSRYFNIFDN, translated from the exons atgaataataagaAATGTGTAGGTCCTAGTAATGGGTGGTTGTTGTGTGAATCTAAAACTTTTCCTGGcaagttttattactttaatgttCGTAATGGAGACGCCGTGTGGACTTTCAACGATGGTGAT acCACTATAAAACAGAACAACTTCTTTACGGATAACATTGCGGACAAATCACACAACTATCCAGAACCAACCACTTTACCAGATGATCATACCATACTATTCAATAAGATTGGGAAAACTATCAAACCGGAGATCCATACGAATACACAATTATCCCACGTAAAACCTGTATTTGGGCAGCCTGCGTTCTCAAAATTCACCTCTAATGCAGACACAAAAATAACCAACGTCGTCTGGACCCCCGTTCAAGTACCGATGCCAGTCTGCTGGAATGTGGAATCTAAGAAACCAACGTCCGATAAAATCACCCAGACTTCGGAGTACAAACAGGAAATTCTTGTCCAGAGCTGTGAGGTACCGTTGTCTAAACGGTTCGTTAATAATCAAAgaaatactattattaataaagctactaattttgaaacgtcaacaccGATTATCGTTACAAATCTGACATCAAATCCGTTCAATGAGTCCATTCCTACTGTTTTTCAACCAAAGACTCCAGATGTATCGAAGTGCAATGGAAAATCAGTCTTTGTGTTTGGTGATAAGGTTGAAAGTGGTACAGAGAATGAGGAGATAGATGAGAAACAGCATGTTCTGAAAAATTTGGATAGTAACGATTTAAGATTCCATTTGCTAGCCAAGAGGAAGAAATCAGCTGATCCGATATGTGAGACTGCAGTAGACA gAAATAAACTGAAAACGGACACTGAAGTCCCAACTTGCAAGAAAGTGACTTTTGATTTAGTCGACGATGATTTAGTCACTGATGAGACCAGTAGTGAGCTGCCTTcagatgattttatt CCCGCATCGAAGACCGAAGCGACATCAACCACAGATTTGGACAAGTCAGTTCCGAAACTAAATACTCCGTTCAAGAAAATGCAGACTTTTAAGGAGCCAGAATTTTTAGAGAACAcccttttgtttaaaaataaaaagatttggTTCATGGCCGTCGATACTGAAGTGTTGTTGCTAGATTTTGAAGCTATTGAGGGCTTTGTTAAAGCTG AACCGACATGCAAACTTCTCATCCCACATGTGGTACAAGCAGATATAGAAACGATATGTATGGGCACCTGCGATGGACAGCAACGCGTGCTGAACGCCAGGCAGATCACGAGGAAACTGGCAATACCACCGCCGTATTTTTTAG TGGAACCGCCCCACAACGAGGATTGCTTCGAGATGACCACAGAGAGTATCCTAAACTGCTGCATGAAAGCTATCAAAAGTAATTACTATGTG GTACTAATAACAAACGACCCACATCTGAAAAACAGAGCCTCAATCCTCAACATACCATCATACAAATTAAACGAAATCAAAAATGGCGCTCCTGTCAAACCCGATCTGACAGATGTCACTGTCAAAAACTCCCGCCACAACGATGACATAGACAAAAGAAATGAGATCGACGAAAATAGGTTTAATTTTGGACCCGagaaaaaacaattgtttttggatAGCGATGATTTTGTCGGTTTTGATAAGTTAATTGATATTACTAAGCCGAAATGTGTAAAAGATTGTGATTATGGGTCTGATAATGAAAGCATTAGTTCTGATATTAGcagaaatttaaatttaaaagagaaaattttgtCAGATTCTGATAATGTTTACCATAATCCATTTATGCCTCAGAATGGTAGAAAAAAATTTGATGCTGCTAATCTcaaaaaaactatacaaaaaacaaaattcgatTTCGAAAAACAATCCGTTTGGGATTTCGATACTCAAAAGAAAGAACAAGATACGTTATTCAGTTCCAATCtgaattctttaaaaaagactCCGAAATCGATATTCGACATCGAAAATTTGACTTTAGAACACGAAAATCGAAACCCATTTTTAGCGAAATCCGACACTATTAAAAATGGTACATCAAACTTAAAATACGACTTCGAAAAACCTTCAACGCATCGTAATTTCGATTTACAAGTAAATCAACAAGAAATACTTCCTTCATCaaatttaaaactaatgaaATCTATGGAAAATTCTGTAGAAACAGACCCTTTGCCTAAAACAGAAAAAGCAtttgaaattaacaaaatgaaaattaaaacatcatcGCAACAGAGAATTAAAAAGATATTGGACCATGTTTGTTACGAAAACGGTACGGAAAACAGAGGCATATTCAAAACCCCACAGCCGGttcaatttaaaaaccaaaCCCCAATAAACTCTATCGAATGTCCGTTTAAGAATTGGAAATTTGGAGTATATTCAAATTTGAAATCTTTGGATgagaatttgaaatattttcgtgttCAAAATAAATCTGTTGGTGACAGGATTTGTAAAAGGATTGAAGAATTCGtttgtatttatatacaaactaTGGAAGATGTGTTAAATGATTTGTTGAAA AAAAACTCGATAAAAGACATGTTACCCCCGATCACTTTGCAAGAAACATTGAATTGTATCAAAATGGTGTACAACGAGTATGAAAACATTAGGGAAATTATATACAGACTCATACTGTATATCGAAAAATGTGTTAATGATAAAG GACATGTAATTAAAAGCATGAAGCCAGATGATTTCATGAAAATGTTCGGGTGCGGTGTCATGCTTATATTGGCTTTGCAG TCCATCCTCCCATCATCTGAGGAGTTGAAAGATACAGAAATGTACCTCAGCTCGCTACTGACCAGTATAGAGAGTGACTGTGATGCTTCCATTGAGGATCCACTGAAGACTCCCCCCGTTGGCAGGTCTGATGCCGACGAGAAGTACGAGTTTAGGCCTAATT tccTGAAGCGACCTTCCTACGTGCTTGAATATTTGAAGCAACATTTCAAAGAGTGGGCCTCTTATGACGAAGATGTCGACAGCCTTCATGTTAATAAT aattcAGACGTAAAAATACTAAGAACTGTTGGTAAAAACCTGAATCTATTGAAAATAGACAAGAATAAATCTATTTCTATGACTCAAAATGCTACAGAGGGCgacatattgaaaaataataacaacgatcccaaaatatttacatttattggtAACAATCAACCTTTACAAAAAGATTTTGAAAAATCTACTGAAAATATCAATGAAGGAACaactaaacataatataaaagatacTACAAATACCTTAACCACAAAAGAAAACCAAATTACCAATAAAACCGAAACTAAGACTCTACCAGAAACCACCTCCAAAACGGACGAACCAAAAGTGATAAGATCGGTGAAAATGATAGATGAATATGAGAAGAAAATTAGACAACCTTTAGACCTGGATTTGCTTGATTATTCAGAGATTTATGAACCTTTAGATGTTGATAATTTTGAGTACGATTCGGTTAAAGAAAACGAAGGCTCTttatatagtaaaaataatgaaaattatattgaaaaagataaaattattaacataaatagtaTAACTGATAACGCTGTTATaaacgattttaataattataaccaCGAAAGCAAAAACGAAAATGTAACTCCGAAAATCGCCGAAAAAACTGATTTCGAACTCGAAAGCGAGACTTTCACGGAAAAATTCGACGAAAGTGGAGTTTTTATCGTTTCGGATGTACATAACGATGTATCTATGCGCAACGATAACGATGCTTTTGACAAAGATGATGAGACCAACGATTCAGGGTTTGAAAATGAGAGTACGTGCGCTCATATGGCCGTGAAGATATTTTTCAATGAACTAAGCTCTACTTTCAAAGCTGTTATCAAGTTTGT TACAAACTTCAGTGAAGAGATCCAGCGAAGGGGATTGGATGATACAATGAGAAAGGAGCATCATCAGAAAGCTATCAAGTGCTTGGAAAATTTGGAAGCTATTACGTTGCGATTGAGAAA TATAATCCAGCGGGAGGCAGCAGAGGTCACAGTACTCAAGACGTTATTGCTCAAAGCGGGACTCGAAGCTACGAGCGATACGAGGGTGACGCGATACAG acaAGTCGTGATAAAATGTCTGCAACAAGCCTTGATATTGGATAACGCATTGAAGATTATAGTATCTACTACAGCAGGCGATGTCGACGGCGTCTCTTGTAGTCTGGCGTCTATACACTCtaggtatttcaatatttttgataattaa
- the LOC118280356 gene encoding coatomer subunit gamma has translation MSFKRDKKEEEDSGGNPYQNLDKTIILQEARYFNQSPVNPRKCSLILTKILYLLNQGEQKFTTQEATEAFFATTKLFQSKDVMLRRMVYLCIKELSTLAQDVIIVTSSLTKDMTGKEDLYRAAAIRALCSITDSTMLQAIERYMKQAIVDKNSAVSSAALVSALHLSSTAPDLVRRWANEAQEAISSENAMVSYHALGVVAGSRRNDKLSTVKLVTRLARAPLKSPYALCLLIRLAAQLVEDDDSDAAQPYIEFIECCLRHKSEMVIYEAAHAIVNLRKTARDLAPAVSVLQLFCGSSKASLRLAGARTLARLTAKHPTAVAACAVDLENLISDPNRSVATLAVTTLLATGAESSVDRLMKQISSFVSEISDEFKIVVVRAIRRLCTKFPRKHQSLAAFLAGMLRDEGGLEYKAAIADAIIALVEENAEAKETGLAHLCEFIEDCEHTALAVRILHLLGREGPKSRQPSRYIRFIYNRVILESGPVRAAAVSAVAQFGAQRPELLPNISVLLARCQLDEEDEVRDRAIYYSAILDTGDQQLINDYIVNVPKPNPVLLEKALRDHLATTPDDPFNLLSVPAEEEAKESKEPIVEIEIRKPVQMSIEEIYGEQLAKIPGIERLGALFKTNLPIDLTEAETEYRVRLIKHIYARHVIFQFECVNTLSDQLLEHVCVKLEVPGEYEVKTVVPCEKLVYDKPGSVFLVVEYPCVFLDSLATFGATLEFLVRDCDPTTGIPDPGEGYSDSYPLEEFEMTCADQIRARAGSDDWEQTWERVANAPEASETFVLSQNDVNEAAKAVCEHLGLPKAAIVGDAVKEIRGGGIFRGGAPVLVRARLAAAGNAVTMKLVSRSPREDIAQLLLAAIE, from the exons ATGAGCTTCAAACGAGACAAAAAGGAGGAAGAGGACAGCGGCGGGAATCCTTACCAGAACTTGGATAAAACAATAATCCTGCAAGAAGCGAGATATTTCAATCAATCGCCTGTAAACCCACGAAAATGTTCCCTTATTTTGACGAAAATCCTGTATTTACTGAACCAAGGGGAGCAGAAGTTCACTACACAGGAAGCTACAGAGGCATTCTTCGCTACAACAAAGCTGTTTCAGTCCAAAGATGTGATGTTGCGGCGTATGGTGTACCTGTGTATCAAGGAGTTGAGTACGTTGGCCCAAGATGTGATTATAGTGACTTCTTCGCTGACCAAAGACATGACAGGGAAGGAGGATCTGTACCGAGCGGCTGCTATAAGAGCCTTGTGCAGTATAACTGACAGTACGATGCTGCAAGCCATCGAGAGGTATATGAAACAAGCTATTGTTGATAAGAACTCCGCCGTCAGTTCTGCGGCCCTGGTTTCCGCTCTACATCTGTCGTCGACGGCTCCCGACTTAGTCCGCCGATGGGCTAACGAAGCTCAG GAAGCCATCAGCTCAGAGAACGCGATGGTCTCCTACCACGCGCTGGGTGTCGTCGCTGGATCCAGAAGGAACGACAAGCTGTCTACTGTGAAACTAGTCACTCGGTTAGCTAGGGCTCCCCTAAAGTCCCCCTACGCTTTATGCCTCTTAATCCGTTTGGCAGCTCAACTGGTAGAAGATGACGATTCTGATGCAGCACAACCCTACATCGAGTTTATTGAGTGTTGTTTGCGCCATAAGTCAGAAATGGTGATCTATGAAGCAGCTCATGCGATTGTTAACTTAAGGAAGACAGCTAGAGACCTAGCGCCTGCTGTCTCAGTCTTGCAACTCTTCTGTGGGTCTTCTAAGGCGTCTCTGAGGCTCGCTGGAGCAAGAACCCTCGCCAGGTTGACAGCTAAACATCCGACTGCAGTGGCAGCCTGCGCCGTTGATCTTGAGAATCTCATTTCTGATCCGAATCGCTCCGTGGCCACTCTAGCGGTAACCACGTTGCTTGCGACGGGCGCTGAGAGTTCGGTCGACAGACTAATGAAACAGATATCAAGTTTTGTCTCCGAAATATCGGATGAATTCAAAATTGTCGTCGTCCGAGCTATCCGGCGTTTGTGCACGAAGTTCCCGAGGAAGCATCAGTCGTTGGCTGCCTTCTTAGCTGGTATGTTACGCGATGAAGGTGGTTTAGAGTACAAGGCGGCCATCGCCGATGCCATCATCGCTTTAGTCGAGGAAAACGCTGAAGCGAAGGAGACAGGTCTTGCTCATCTATGCGAATTCATTGAGGATTGTGAGCACACGGCTTTGGCTGTCCGTATCCTGCATTTGTTAGGACGAGAAGGTCCAAAATCCCGTCAACCGTCTAGGTACATACGGTTTATTTATAACAGAGTGATTTTGGAGTCTGGCCCTGTTCGCGCGGCTGCTGTCTCCGCCGTGGCGCAGTTTGGGGCTCAAAGGCCGGAGCTCTTGCCAAACATCAGCGTGCTGCTCGCTCGATGCCAACTTGATGAGGAAGATGAGGTCAGGGACAGAGCGATCTACTACAGCGCGATCCTGGACACCGGAGACCAGCAGCTGATAAACGACTATATCGTCAACGTACCGAAACCAAACCCAGTTTTGTTGGAAAAGGCTTTAAGAGACCATCTGGCTACAACGCCTGATGATCCTTTCAACTTACTATCAGTTCCTGCAGAAGAAGAGGCTAAGGAAAGCAAGGAACCGATCGTCGAAATCGAAATCCGTAAACCAGTACAGATGTCCATCGAGGAGATATACGGCGAACAGCTAGCAAAGATACCAGGGATCGAGAGACTGGGGGCTCTGTTCAAGACGAATTTGCCAATCGATCTGACTGAAGCCGAGACGGAGTACAGGGTGCGTTTAATCAAGCACATTTACGCTAGGCACGTGATTTTCCAGTTCGAATGTGTAAACACCCTTAGCGATCAGCTGTTAGAACATGTCTGCGTTAAACTTGAAGTGCCAGGCGAATATGAGGTTAAGACCGTGGTGCCTTGCGAGAAATTGGTCTATGACAAACCTGGAAGCGTATTCCTGGTTGTCGAGTACCCTTGCGTCTTCCTCGACAGTCTTGCAACCTTCGGAGCCACTTTAGAGTTCCTGGTGCGCGATTGTGACCCCACCACGGGTATACCAGACCCAGGAGAAGGGTATTCAGACTCCTATCCTTTGGAGGAGTTTGAAATGACTTGTGCGGATCAGATCAGGGCGAGGGCAGGGTCTGATGATTGGGAGCAGACTTGGGAGAGGGTAGCGAATGCCCCTGAGGCTAGTGAGACGTTTGTGTTGTCTCAGAATGATGTGAATGAGGCTGCTAAGGCGGTTTGCGAGCATCTAGGGTTGCCAAAAGCCGCCATTGTGGGGGATGCGGTTAAAGAAATTAGGGGTGGTGGTATCTTCAGGGGCGGAGCGCCCGTGCTCGTTAGGGCTCGTCTCGCGGCCGCTGGCAACGCCGTCACCATGAAATTAGTCTCCAGGTCCCCTCGAGAAGATATCGCCCAACTCCTCCTAGCTGCTATTGAGTAA